A stretch of Candidatus Dojkabacteria bacterium DNA encodes these proteins:
- a CDS encoding C39 family peptidase, translated as MKLRSKVILLVTSYIVLITCVVSFFIYSETLRNKLNLSNRAVDEISDTNIQLSSEVSSCTNQVTSLSESLSEATKIPISTQILLDIPLYAQKHRASCEFASTHSAMLYFGVDISEEEIIAAVGTDTVSARYFDTDGNLHWSNPQEQFVGNIDVPVVYVDGYGVYNEPIYEYLVANGFSKSVSKTGWDFTELSNYILHGYPAIAWTSNDYKTKEVGTMISEDGIENPWIWGEHAVLLRGVDENNVYIMNVGTGIYQTITIDTFLTGFANLNNMAVVVIKD; from the coding sequence ATGAAACTTAGGTCTAAAGTAATACTGCTTGTTACCTCCTACATAGTCCTAATTACTTGTGTTGTTTCCTTTTTTATCTATTCCGAAACGCTTCGAAACAAACTAAATCTTTCAAATAGAGCAGTCGATGAAATATCTGACACAAATATCCAGCTTTCTAGTGAAGTATCAAGCTGTACAAATCAGGTGACTTCTCTTTCGGAGTCGCTTTCGGAAGCTACAAAAATTCCAATTTCAACACAAATTCTTCTAGACATTCCTTTATATGCTCAAAAACATCGTGCATCATGTGAATTTGCATCTACTCATTCTGCAATGCTTTATTTTGGTGTAGATATATCAGAAGAAGAGATAATTGCTGCTGTAGGAACCGATACTGTGTCGGCTCGATATTTTGATACCGATGGTAACTTACACTGGAGTAATCCACAGGAACAGTTTGTAGGAAATATTGATGTGCCCGTTGTTTACGTTGATGGCTACGGAGTTTATAACGAACCTATCTACGAGTATTTGGTTGCAAATGGATTTTCCAAAAGTGTATCCAAAACAGGCTGGGACTTTACAGAACTTTCAAACTATATTTTGCACGGATATCCTGCAATTGCGTGGACAAGCAATGATTATAAAACAAAAGAAGTGGGGACAATGATATCAGAAGATGGAATCGAGAATCCCTGGATATGGGGTGAGCACGCAGTTTTATTGCGCGGTGTTGACGAAAACAATGTTTATATTATGAATGTGGGAACAGGAATTTATCAGACCATAACTATAGACACCTTTTTAACCGGCTTTGCAAACTTAAACAATATGGCCGTTGTTGTTATAAAAGATTAG
- a CDS encoding ImmA/IrrE family metallo-endopeptidase, whose protein sequence is MDPRKIEEKAEAVIGSTFPEDEDLTLPISLSEILKKYSFKVKYVTFDQDKIKKLLGSSSKNIVAALLEKTIFISKLLSAVDQKLAIAHELGNHFANDLESVLTSKKDLRVNDSQDTKPEIITANLFATALLMPKDLVIGIWQDAGNISLMSQLFLVDESVMLWRLYNLGVIYDPIKKLTK, encoded by the coding sequence ATAGACCCACGTAAGATAGAAGAAAAAGCAGAAGCGGTAATAGGAAGCACATTCCCAGAAGATGAAGATTTAACCCTTCCAATAAGTCTTTCGGAAATTCTTAAGAAATATTCGTTCAAAGTAAAATACGTTACATTTGATCAGGACAAAATAAAGAAACTGCTTGGATCTTCATCCAAAAACATAGTTGCCGCCCTTTTAGAGAAAACAATCTTTATAAGTAAGCTACTCTCTGCAGTTGATCAAAAACTGGCAATAGCCCACGAACTAGGTAATCACTTTGCAAACGATCTGGAATCAGTTCTCACAAGCAAAAAAGATTTACGTGTCAACGATTCACAAGACACAAAACCCGAGATAATCACAGCAAATCTTTTTGCCACCGCTTTACTTATGCCAAAAGACCTTGTAATCGGAATCTGGCAAGACGCAGGCAATATTTCCCTAATGTCACAATTATTTTTAGTAGACGAAAGTGTTATGTTATGGCGACTATATAACCTGGGCGTAATATATGACCCAATAAAAAAATTAACAAAATAG
- a CDS encoding four helix bundle protein: MKQSYRDLRIWQESINLATDIVKLTQPFPPEHRFGLADQLRRAAISVSLNIAEGCGQLTKPGFVRFLGIARGSVNETVTCIELATTCDLLSDVEKKKLLIRLDKLGKQLNSLINSLRH; the protein is encoded by the coding sequence ATGAAGCAGTCATATCGAGATCTCAGGATTTGGCAGGAATCAATTAACCTGGCTACAGACATTGTAAAGCTAACTCAACCATTTCCACCGGAACATCGATTTGGGTTAGCTGATCAATTAAGAAGAGCTGCGATTTCCGTTTCTCTTAACATTGCTGAGGGTTGTGGTCAGTTAACGAAGCCAGGATTTGTAAGGTTTCTCGGAATTGCCAGAGGTAGTGTTAATGAGACGGTTACATGTATAGAACTTGCGACAACCTGTGACTTATTATCAGATGTAGAGAAAAAAAAACTTTTAATACGACTCGATAAACTTGGGAAACAGCTTAATTCATTAATAAACTCCCTTCGCCACTAA
- the gatB gene encoding Asp-tRNA(Asn)/Glu-tRNA(Gln) amidotransferase subunit GatB: MDKKYEAVIGLEIHMELSTKSKMFCGCSANHFEKEPNSQVCPVCLGLPGAMPSPNNKAIEYVIMLAQALNCNISQSIKFDRKHYFYLDLPKGYQISQYDEPVGLGSGEGVDFGGKQTVRIRRVHAEEDTATLKRIGDETLINFNRSGVPLVEIVTEPDFSESDTVIEFLKELQLIARYLGISDADMEKGSMRLEPNVSVRLATRNQASNSQQLPNYKVELKNINSFRYAKAAIDYEIQRQIKALETGEALHQETRGYNKKKKETYVLRSKESAADYRYFPEPDIPRILLDKDPGANNQQPRTSDPLPDLPNAKRFKLMDKYKLNKKQADYFVYNFVTNPELYNYFVELCDKNPDADSVVIAKAMLNKKINPGMDHQKAIGMLNTQVETDETALNSAVSEVISENANIVAQIKAGKDSAIMFLVGKVMQKLKGKADGKVVISRIRETVIG, encoded by the coding sequence ATGGATAAGAAGTACGAGGCCGTAATAGGGCTCGAAATTCACATGGAGTTAAGTACAAAAAGTAAAATGTTTTGTGGCTGTAGTGCTAACCATTTCGAAAAAGAGCCTAATTCGCAGGTTTGTCCTGTGTGTCTTGGGTTACCCGGTGCAATGCCAAGTCCAAATAATAAAGCAATTGAATATGTGATTATGTTAGCGCAAGCGCTTAATTGTAATATCTCCCAAAGTATTAAATTCGACAGAAAACATTATTTTTATCTGGATCTTCCCAAGGGGTACCAAATAAGCCAATACGATGAGCCCGTGGGCTTAGGAAGCGGAGAAGGCGTGGATTTTGGTGGAAAACAGACCGTGAGAATTCGTCGTGTTCATGCAGAAGAAGACACGGCAACATTAAAAAGAATAGGCGATGAAACGCTTATAAACTTTAACAGATCAGGAGTTCCTCTTGTTGAAATTGTTACAGAACCGGACTTTTCGGAAAGTGACACTGTTATTGAATTTCTAAAAGAGCTTCAATTAATCGCAAGATATTTAGGAATTTCGGATGCCGATATGGAAAAGGGTAGTATGCGGTTGGAACCTAATGTTTCGGTCAGATTAGCAACCAGAAATCAAGCCTCCAACAGCCAACAATTACCAAACTATAAGGTCGAACTTAAAAATATTAACTCGTTTAGGTACGCAAAAGCGGCAATTGACTACGAGATACAAAGGCAGATAAAGGCGCTAGAGACTGGAGAAGCGTTACATCAGGAAACTCGTGGTTACAACAAAAAGAAAAAAGAGACATATGTGCTAAGATCTAAAGAGTCTGCCGCTGATTACAGGTATTTTCCCGAGCCTGATATTCCCAGAATTCTTTTGGACAAAGATCCCGGTGCTAATAATCAACAACCAAGAACCAGTGATCCTCTCCCTGACCTTCCAAATGCCAAACGGTTTAAGCTTATGGATAAATACAAGCTTAACAAAAAGCAGGCCGATTATTTCGTATACAACTTTGTTACAAATCCCGAGCTGTACAACTATTTTGTGGAACTGTGTGACAAAAATCCCGATGCCGATAGTGTAGTAATTGCAAAAGCTATGCTAAATAAAAAAATAAATCCAGGAATGGATCACCAAAAGGCCATTGGAATGCTTAACACCCAGGTTGAAACAGATGAAACCGCGCTAAATTCTGCCGTTTCCGAAGTTATTTCCGAAAATGCCAATATTGTTGCCCAAATCAAAGCCGGAAAAGACTCTGCTATTATGTTTTTGGTTGGCAAAGTCATGCAGAAACTAAAGGGTAAGGCCGATGGGAAGGTAGTAATTAGTAGGATAAGGGAAACAGTAATTGGTTGA